The genome window TCTTGCGGGTGCAAGCCTGCGAGAGCCGCAGTGAATAGGCCCAGGCGACTGTTTAGCAAAAACACAGGTCTCTGCGAAGCCGCAAGGCGAAGTATAGGGGCTGACACCTGCCCGGTGCTGGAAGGTTAAGAGGAGGGGTTAGCACGTTAGTGCGAAGCTCTGAATTGAAGCCCCAGTAAACGGCGGCCGTAACTATAACGGTCCTAAGGTAGCGAAATTCCTTGTCGGGTAAGTTCCGACCCGCACGAAAGGTGTAACGATCTGGGCACTGTCTCAACGAGAGACTCGGTGAAATTATAGTACCTGTGAAGATGCAGGTTACCCGCGACAGGACGGAAAGACCCCGTGGAGCTTTACTGCAGCCTGATATTGAATTTTGGTACAGCTTGTACAGGATAGGTAGGAGCCTTGGAAGCCGGAGCGCTAGCTTCGGTGGAGGCATTGGTGGGATACTACCCTGGCTGTATTGACATTCTAACCCGCACCCCTGATCGGGGTGGGAGACAGTGTCAGGTGGGCAGTTTGACTGGGGCGGTCGCCTCCTAAAAAGTAACGGAGGCGCCCAAAGGTTCCCTCAGAATGGTTGGAAATCATTCGTAGAGTGTAAAGGCACAAGGGAGCTTGACTGCGAGACCTACAAGTCGAGCAGGGACGAAAGTCGGGCTTAGTGATCCGGTGGTTCCGCATGGAAGGGCCATCGCTCAACGGATAAAAGCTACCCCGGGGATAACAGGCTTATCTCCCCCAAGAGTCCACATCGACGGGGAGGTTTGGCACCTCGATGTCGGCTCATCGCATCCTGGGGCTGTAGTCGGTCCCAAGGGTTGGGCTGTTCGCCCATTAAAGCGGTACGCGAGCTGGGTTCAGAACGTCGTGAGACAGTTCGGTCCCTATCTGTCGTGGGCGTAGGAAATTTGAGAGGAGCTGTCCTTAGTACGAGAGGACCGGGATGGACGCACCGCTGGTGTACCAGTTGTCTTGCCAAAGGCATCGCTGGGTAGCTATGTGCGGAAGGGATAAGTGCTGAAAGCATCTAAGCATGAAGCCCCCCTCAAGATGAGATTTCCCATAGCGCAAGCTAGTAAGATCCCTGAAAGATGATCAGGTTGATAGGTCAGAGGTGGAAGCGTGGCGACATGTGGAGCTGACTGATACTAATAGATCGAGGACTTAACTAAAATGAAAAGCGGAAACGCCTGTTTATCGGCGTTGGAGCTGGACAATAATGATTACTCATTTCTTTCTTTTACTTCATAATCTAGTTTTGAGGGAACAACCTCAAAATTAAATAGTCTGGTGGCGATAGCGAGAAGGTCACACCCGTTCCCATACCGAACACGGAAGTTAAGCTTCTCAGCGCCGATGGTAGTTGGGGGTTCTCCCCTGTGAGAGTAGGACGTCGCCAGGCTGTCAAAAAGTTCTAAAAGCATTTAGCTTTTAGGGCTTTTTTTATTGTTTTTTTATCGATAAATAACTTTCTGCTAATTCCCCATACTATGCAAAAAACTCCTTCTTTTTTAATACATTAAAAGATATACATTACATAAATTCTTAAACTTGAAAATTGCAATAAATCAGACTATAGTTAATATAATCTTTAAACATATCCTTTCCTTCCATGAAAGAATAACGATAGCAGGTTTGGAATAACTAAAAAATGGGAAAATTAATAAAACGTCTTCCTTGCTAAATAATATTTTTATCGTGTATAATTATAGTCAAATATAGTCAAAGTCAGAAGGGGGAGGCTTGGTGAGAAATATTTCGGATATAATTGAGAATTACTTAAAAGAAGTATTAGAAATGAGCGAAAAATCATTAGTAGAAATAAAACGAAGTGAAATCGCTGATAAGTTTGAGTGCGTACCATCACAAATTAATTATGTAATTAATACCCGTTTTACGATAGAAAAAGGGTATGTGGTGGAAAGTAAACGTGGTGGCGGTGGTTTTATTCGAATTATGAAAGTCCAAACATATGATCATGCCCATTTAATTGACCAATTACTATCCCTTATTCAAAGTCGGATACCTCAAAATAGTGCAGAAGATTTAATTCTTCGATTAGTAGAAGAAGATGTTATCAGTAAGCGAGAAGCGAAGATAATGTTAAGCGTAATTGATCGTTCTGTATTATATTTAGAATTACCATATAGAGATGAATTAAGAGCAAGATTATTAAAGGCGATGTTAACTTCATTAAAATATAAATAATATCCCTGTGTATAAATTGAGGTGAAGATTATGATGTGTTCTGAATGTAATCAAAGACCAGCTACTTTACATTTTTCTAAGAATATCAATGGCAAAATAACAGAGTTTCATCTATGTGAGCATTGTGCAAAGGAAAATGGTGATATATTTATGACGAATGGCTCATCTGGTTTATCTTTGAATAGTTTATTAGCTGGGTTATTAAATATAGAGCCAAGTTTTCAACATATCACAGAAGATACGTATAAGAGACAGCAGCCGTTACAGTGCAAAGAATGTAATATGACATTTTCTCAATTCAGGAAATTAGGTAAAC of Niallia circulans contains these proteins:
- a CDS encoding CtsR family transcriptional regulator yields the protein MRNISDIIENYLKEVLEMSEKSLVEIKRSEIADKFECVPSQINYVINTRFTIEKGYVVESKRGGGGFIRIMKVQTYDHAHLIDQLLSLIQSRIPQNSAEDLILRLVEEDVISKREAKIMLSVIDRSVLYLELPYRDELRARLLKAMLTSLKYK
- a CDS encoding UvrB/UvrC motif-containing protein, producing the protein MMCSECNQRPATLHFSKNINGKITEFHLCEHCAKENGDIFMTNGSSGLSLNSLLAGLLNIEPSFQHITEDTYKRQQPLQCKECNMTFSQFRKLGKLGCPHCYDTFKDQLLPFIKRLHGGNIEHKGKIPERIGGHFLIKKEIEQLRIELKELINNEEFEKAAIIRDEIKDKEKQLTSFTEGGE